A genomic region of Mesorhizobium sp. NZP2077 contains the following coding sequences:
- a CDS encoding DUF922 domain-containing protein produces MRTCVRLFLLTVALIALPLTAHAEWKPVEKVETYAISGQSGLELYRSIGENGPNVGITRAIAYTNFKLTWGVRDYKPRGKDCVLTARNPKLVITYTLPSPSAPLPPAVQKKWEVFIAGVSAHEKVHGASMIQMVHDIEAVTDGLTVTDDPKCSKIRAEVVRRLDAISKARIQGSRDFDRVELGQGGNLQKLVLALVNGG; encoded by the coding sequence TTGAGAACCTGTGTTCGTCTGTTTCTTTTGACGGTCGCGCTGATAGCCTTGCCGCTCACCGCCCATGCCGAATGGAAGCCGGTCGAGAAGGTCGAGACCTACGCCATTTCAGGCCAGTCGGGGCTGGAGCTCTACCGGTCGATCGGCGAGAATGGGCCGAATGTCGGTATTACCCGCGCCATCGCCTACACCAACTTCAAGCTGACCTGGGGGGTCAGGGACTACAAGCCCAGGGGCAAGGACTGCGTGCTGACGGCGAGGAATCCGAAACTGGTCATCACCTACACCTTGCCAAGCCCTTCCGCGCCGCTGCCGCCGGCCGTCCAGAAGAAATGGGAGGTGTTCATCGCCGGCGTCAGCGCCCATGAGAAGGTGCATGGCGCCAGCATGATACAGATGGTCCATGACATCGAAGCCGTGACAGACGGCCTGACCGTCACTGACGATCCCAAATGCAGCAAGATCAGGGCCGAAGTTGTCCGTCGGCTCGACGCGATCTCGAAGGCGCGCATACAGGGCAGCCGCGATTTCGACCGTGTCGAACTCGGCCAGGGCGGCAATCTGCAGAAGCTTGTCCTCGCTTTGGTGAATGGCGGCTGA
- a CDS encoding pyridoxamine 5'-phosphate oxidase family protein codes for MVGRPETRMQAVNDVAASFPTTSRNRVKRLHERGSYDHAAVFAVLDAGLLCHVAYTFDGQPYCTPTIHWREGDMLYWHGSSASRMLRQLRGGTPACLTVSHLDGLVLARTGFNHSANYRSAMCFGTARIVDEPEEKMKALAGVVDRFYPGRSETLRPISAQEAKATTVIGMRIEEASAKVRAKGVADDEEDYGHPVWAGVIPVRMVIGAAEPCPRLLPDIERPENLAGYAEGERLDRALIEAQAVYEGEP; via the coding sequence ATGGTTGGCAGGCCAGAGACAAGGATGCAAGCCGTGAACGACGTCGCCGCCAGCTTTCCGACTACCAGCCGCAACCGGGTCAAGCGCCTGCATGAGCGCGGCAGCTACGATCACGCGGCCGTCTTCGCGGTGCTGGATGCCGGGCTGCTCTGCCACGTCGCCTATACATTCGACGGCCAGCCCTATTGCACGCCGACCATCCACTGGCGCGAGGGCGACATGCTTTACTGGCACGGCTCGTCCGCCAGCCGCATGCTGCGGCAGCTGCGCGGCGGCACGCCGGCCTGTCTCACCGTGTCGCATCTCGACGGGCTGGTGCTGGCGCGCACCGGCTTCAACCATTCGGCGAACTACCGGTCGGCGATGTGTTTCGGCACGGCGCGCATCGTCGACGAGCCGGAGGAGAAGATGAAGGCGCTGGCCGGCGTCGTCGACCGCTTCTACCCCGGCCGCAGCGAAACCTTGCGGCCGATCTCGGCGCAGGAAGCCAAGGCGACGACGGTCATCGGCATGCGCATCGAGGAGGCATCGGCGAAAGTGCGCGCCAAGGGCGTCGCCGACGATGAGGAGGATTACGGCCACCCGGTGTGGGCCGGCGTCATCCCGGTGCGCATGGTGATCGGCGCGGCCGAGCCCTGTCCGAGGCTGCTGCCTGATATCGAGCGGCCGGAGAATCTGGCTGGGTATGCCGAGGGTGAAAGGTTGGATCGCGCGCTGATAGAGGCGCAGGCGGTGTATGAGGGCGAGCCATAA
- a CDS encoding cytochrome-c peroxidase has translation MATGRWKSRAAVIAAASVVSFAAPANTAAPDGVHPGPMSRAQAYARAEALTTLGKEMFFDPALSASGKQACSSCHDPHHAFGPASASPVEMGGPNLDQPGVRAVPSLRYLQAAPAFTEHFYDSEDEGDESVDNGPTGGLTWDGRADHGKDQAKIPLLSPFEMANKDEAAVAAALRKSAYADAFKATFGADVFEHPGDAFDAAAEALGTFEQSAADFYPYSSRYDAFLAGKAELTAQEMRGRALFEDETKGNCASCHLSEPANDGEPPQFTDFGLIAIAVPRNAAIPANADPAYVDLGLCGPLRTDFKGRREYCGLFKTPTLRNVALRKSFFHNSTFHTLRDAVALYASRDTDPGHWYPKNADGTVRQYDDLPKAYWPNLNRDPPFNGKKPGDRPALNDAEIDDIVAFLGTLTDADQQAAN, from the coding sequence ATGGCAACGGGACGATGGAAAAGCCGGGCGGCAGTGATCGCCGCGGCATCGGTGGTAAGCTTCGCCGCGCCCGCAAACACGGCGGCACCGGATGGCGTCCACCCCGGCCCGATGTCGCGCGCCCAGGCCTACGCGCGCGCCGAGGCGCTGACCACGCTTGGCAAAGAAATGTTCTTCGATCCGGCCCTGTCAGCCTCGGGCAAGCAGGCCTGCTCGTCCTGCCATGATCCGCACCACGCCTTCGGCCCCGCCTCGGCCTCGCCGGTCGAGATGGGCGGGCCAAACCTCGACCAGCCGGGCGTGCGCGCCGTGCCGTCGCTGCGCTATCTCCAGGCGGCGCCCGCCTTCACCGAGCATTTCTACGATTCCGAAGACGAAGGCGATGAGAGCGTCGACAATGGCCCGACCGGCGGCCTGACCTGGGACGGCCGCGCCGACCATGGCAAGGACCAGGCCAAGATACCCCTGCTCTCGCCCTTCGAGATGGCCAACAAGGATGAGGCCGCCGTCGCCGCTGCCTTGCGCAAATCGGCCTATGCCGACGCATTCAAGGCAACCTTCGGCGCAGACGTGTTCGAGCACCCGGGTGACGCCTTCGATGCCGCCGCCGAAGCGCTCGGCACCTTCGAACAGAGTGCTGCCGATTTCTATCCCTATTCCAGCCGCTACGATGCCTTCCTCGCCGGCAAGGCAGAACTCACGGCGCAGGAAATGCGCGGCCGCGCGCTGTTCGAGGACGAAACCAAGGGCAATTGCGCCAGCTGTCACCTCAGCGAACCCGCCAATGACGGCGAACCGCCGCAATTCACTGATTTCGGCCTGATCGCCATCGCCGTGCCGCGCAATGCGGCGATCCCTGCCAACGCCGATCCGGCCTATGTCGATCTCGGCCTGTGCGGCCCGCTGCGCACCGATTTCAAGGGACGGAGAGAGTATTGCGGCCTATTCAAGACGCCTACCTTGCGCAACGTCGCGCTGCGCAAGAGCTTCTTCCACAACAGCACGTTCCACACGCTGCGCGACGCGGTCGCCTTGTACGCCAGCCGTGATACTGATCCCGGCCATTGGTACCCCAAAAATGCCGACGGTACGGTCAGGCAATATGACGATTTGCCAAAGGCTTACTGGCCGAACTTGAATCGGGACCCGCCCTTCAACGGCAAGAAGCCTGGCGACAGACCGGCGCTCAATGATGCCGAGATCGACGACATCGTCGCCTTTCTCGGCACGCTCACCGACGCCGACCAGCAGGCAGCGAACTGA
- a CDS encoding PLP-dependent aminotransferase family protein has protein sequence MDKNQTNMPDWSALIPVLPGDGPRSRELYAALRRLIETGALAAGAKLPTTRDLAGRFGLSRSAAVACFEMLISEGFATAKVGAGTFVAPDVPYLPTTLAKARPPEIDAATSLPCALGVAASDPRTLNLFRILLSRHLARPGPEHFRYGDPRGGIALRTAIATYLRTARGVRCDAGQIVLTSGTQQGLDLLVRAALRPGDAVWIENPCYPMAHAALAGGGAKVVGVPVDAEGLDPEIGESLCPNARAAYVTPSHQYPLGVTMTMRRRLGLLDWARRNDAWIIEDDYDSEFRYAGPPLTSLQGMDGANRVAYLGTFSKVLFPGLRIGYVVVPEPLLDAVMAVRARSDRYPSTLAEGALTDLLNEGHFAAHLRRVRRRVQAARDVLVAGLEAHCGDKLDVTVPEQGLHLMAMLKGGGPDTAIVEAAKAVGVGARALSAMFVDGMPRHGLVLGFSGFSDEELGAATVGLGGVMRQLPLPSSS, from the coding sequence GTGGATAAAAATCAGACCAATATGCCGGATTGGTCGGCGCTGATCCCGGTGCTGCCGGGCGACGGCCCGCGCAGCCGCGAGCTCTATGCGGCACTGCGGCGGCTGATCGAGACCGGCGCGCTGGCCGCCGGCGCCAAATTGCCGACCACCCGCGATCTTGCAGGGCGTTTCGGCCTGTCGCGTTCGGCAGCGGTCGCCTGTTTCGAAATGCTGATCTCGGAAGGTTTTGCAACAGCCAAGGTCGGCGCCGGCACCTTCGTCGCACCAGACGTGCCATATCTGCCGACAACACTGGCCAAGGCGCGTCCGCCCGAGATCGATGCCGCCACGTCGCTGCCTTGCGCCCTTGGCGTGGCGGCGTCCGATCCGCGCACACTCAACCTGTTCCGCATCCTGCTGTCGCGCCACCTCGCCCGCCCCGGGCCGGAGCATTTCCGCTACGGCGATCCGCGCGGCGGCATCGCGCTGCGCACCGCGATTGCGACCTATCTGCGAACCGCGCGCGGCGTGCGCTGCGACGCCGGCCAGATCGTGCTGACATCGGGGACACAGCAAGGGCTCGACCTTCTGGTTCGCGCGGCGCTTCGCCCCGGTGATGCTGTCTGGATCGAAAACCCCTGCTATCCCATGGCGCATGCGGCGCTGGCCGGTGGTGGCGCCAAGGTGGTTGGCGTGCCGGTCGACGCCGAAGGGCTCGATCCCGAGATCGGCGAAAGCCTTTGCCCGAACGCGCGCGCGGCCTATGTCACGCCCTCGCATCAATATCCGCTCGGCGTGACGATGACGATGCGCCGCCGCCTGGGCCTGCTCGACTGGGCGCGGCGCAACGATGCCTGGATCATCGAGGACGATTACGACAGCGAGTTCCGCTATGCCGGCCCGCCGCTGACCTCGCTGCAAGGCATGGATGGTGCAAACCGCGTCGCCTATCTCGGCACGTTCTCAAAGGTGCTCTTCCCCGGTCTGCGCATCGGCTATGTCGTGGTGCCCGAGCCGCTGCTCGATGCCGTCATGGCGGTCCGGGCGCGCTCCGACCGCTACCCCTCGACGCTGGCCGAAGGCGCGCTGACCGACCTCCTCAACGAAGGCCATTTCGCCGCCCATCTCAGACGCGTACGCCGCCGCGTGCAAGCCGCGCGCGATGTGCTGGTGGCAGGGCTCGAGGCGCATTGCGGCGATAAGCTCGACGTGACGGTGCCTGAACAGGGGCTGCATTTGATGGCGATGCTGAAGGGCGGCGGGCCGGACACGGCAATCGTCGAAGCGGCAAAAGCGGTGGGGGTCGGCGCCCGGGCGCTGTCCGCCATGTTCGTCGACGGAATGCCGAGACACGGGCTGGTGCTGGGTTTCTCCGGGTTTTCGGATGAGGAGTTGGGGGCGGCGACGGTAGGGTTGGGCGGGGTGATGCGGCAGCTTCCCCTCCCTTCGTCATCCTAG
- a CDS encoding alpha/beta fold hydrolase — protein sequence MTHFINLPGSGGSGPGHWQSRWESVNPAMRRFQPSSWDLPDFTDWLAALEAAVIAAPEPPVLVAHSLSCLLIAHWQKISRRPVKAALLVGVPDPKSAVFPGYGMAFARIPEGRLRFASLVVTSTNDPYGSAGYAQARATQWGSRIAVIGPFGHINAESGLGDWPEGLALLEGLVSEA from the coding sequence ATGACGCATTTCATCAACCTGCCGGGAAGCGGCGGTTCGGGTCCGGGCCATTGGCAATCGCGCTGGGAAAGCGTCAATCCGGCGATGCGGCGCTTCCAGCCGTCAAGCTGGGATTTGCCCGATTTCACCGACTGGCTGGCGGCGCTGGAAGCTGCGGTGATCGCGGCGCCGGAGCCGCCGGTGCTGGTCGCGCACAGCCTGTCCTGCCTGCTGATCGCGCACTGGCAGAAGATTTCGCGAAGGCCGGTGAAGGCGGCCTTGCTGGTCGGCGTGCCCGACCCGAAGTCCGCGGTCTTTCCCGGGTACGGCATGGCTTTCGCCAGAATTCCCGAGGGCCGGCTGCGCTTTGCCTCGCTTGTGGTGACGAGCACCAACGATCCCTATGGCTCGGCGGGTTATGCGCAGGCGAGGGCGACGCAATGGGGCAGCCGCATCGCCGTCATCGGTCCGTTCGGCCACATCAATGCCGAAAGCGGCCTGGGCGACTGGCCGGAAGGTTTGGCGCTGCTTGAGGGTCTGGTGTCCGAGGCTTGA
- a CDS encoding EAL domain-containing protein yields MNAFGRAAGFVVILLTGAATLAALHIDAQRNYALAKERYLENSQAASRATAKTVEDALRAVYENVRTLTYLPSVRNLDRHGTNLGDEGRATIQQIYNNLATNVSISEVYFLPLDFNPDRFDAVTGKLEEPILQFDQLIVNAKARSEVAADARPGKVDQNALVRPPEEIETYEYHELAKQLAWLKANYPNSSAIDGLNVPIIGTKELITCDNTDFIHTGNDADRSGFILSVPVFGQDGSLRGSVSAIMLTSALRKLLPSSDYVIVNSGYGFESDQHKMSTALAADSHAFTTADPNLIYSEVIPLSLNDPRSAWRLWAGFPNSRFDANMDAQSVREFELAGYAAVAVVTLLALACWYAIGRAMMMQANAASTLELRVEERTAEIQHLATHDILTGLPNRGLLADTMDEALRSLRDGEKLAVHCVDLDRFKPVNDTLGHPVGDELLGAVAKRLKQYAGETAMVARIGGDEFVILQLLLDGNDEAGVLASRVIHALSDEFSIQGHKINIGGSIGIAVFPDDGQRSETLIRNADLALYKAKMEGRGTCRSFEPGMDARLQERRLLESELALGVTIEQFVLHYQPLHDAKTSKLTGFEALVRWNHPRLGLLAPSEFIQLAEETAVIDALGEWILRRACADAAKWPAPVKVAVNLSPAQFKQQGLSLQVASALAASGLLPSRLELEITESVLLANNENTVRTLHSLRDLGISIAMDDFGTGYSSLSYLRSFPFNRIKIDRSFVSLMCESAESRAIVKAVAELGTTLGMTTTAEGVETEDQYRLVRENGCTDVQGWLFGRPMPASELHRLFEQPEALTA; encoded by the coding sequence ATGAACGCATTCGGGCGAGCGGCCGGATTTGTTGTGATCCTTTTGACCGGCGCGGCGACGCTGGCGGCGTTGCATATCGACGCCCAGCGAAACTACGCGCTGGCCAAGGAGCGCTATCTCGAGAATTCCCAGGCAGCTTCCAGAGCGACGGCCAAGACCGTCGAAGACGCCTTGCGGGCCGTCTATGAAAATGTGCGGACCTTGACCTATCTGCCCAGCGTCCGAAACCTCGACCGGCACGGCACCAATCTGGGCGACGAAGGCCGCGCGACAATCCAGCAGATCTACAACAACCTCGCCACCAATGTCTCCATTTCCGAGGTTTACTTCCTGCCGCTGGATTTCAACCCGGACCGCTTCGACGCGGTGACCGGCAAGCTCGAGGAGCCGATCCTCCAATTCGACCAGTTGATCGTGAATGCCAAGGCGAGATCCGAGGTCGCCGCGGACGCGAGGCCCGGAAAGGTGGACCAGAATGCCCTGGTCCGCCCCCCCGAGGAGATCGAAACCTATGAATACCATGAGCTGGCCAAACAGCTTGCCTGGCTGAAGGCGAACTATCCGAATTCCAGCGCCATCGACGGGCTCAACGTGCCGATCATAGGCACCAAGGAACTCATCACCTGCGATAACACCGATTTCATCCATACTGGCAATGATGCCGATCGCTCCGGCTTCATCCTCTCGGTTCCGGTGTTCGGCCAAGACGGCAGCCTGCGCGGCTCCGTCTCGGCGATCATGCTTACCTCGGCGCTGCGCAAACTGTTGCCGAGCAGCGACTATGTCATCGTCAATTCGGGCTACGGCTTTGAATCCGACCAGCACAAGATGTCGACGGCGCTCGCGGCCGATTCCCATGCCTTCACGACGGCCGACCCCAACCTGATCTATTCCGAAGTCATCCCACTCTCGCTCAACGATCCCAGAAGCGCATGGCGTCTTTGGGCTGGTTTTCCCAACAGCCGGTTCGACGCCAACATGGACGCCCAGTCCGTGCGGGAATTCGAGCTGGCCGGCTATGCGGCGGTCGCGGTGGTCACGCTGCTGGCGCTGGCCTGCTGGTATGCGATCGGGCGCGCGATGATGATGCAGGCGAATGCCGCCTCGACGTTGGAACTGCGGGTCGAGGAACGCACCGCCGAGATCCAGCACCTCGCCACGCATGACATTCTCACCGGTCTGCCCAACCGCGGCCTCCTGGCCGACACCATGGACGAAGCGCTGAGAAGCCTCAGGGATGGCGAGAAGCTGGCCGTCCATTGCGTCGACCTCGATCGTTTCAAGCCGGTCAATGACACGCTCGGCCATCCGGTCGGCGACGAGCTTCTCGGGGCGGTGGCGAAGCGGCTGAAACAGTATGCCGGCGAAACCGCAATGGTGGCGAGAATTGGCGGCGACGAGTTCGTCATCCTTCAGCTCCTGCTCGACGGCAACGACGAGGCCGGCGTGCTTGCAAGCCGCGTCATTCATGCCCTGTCCGACGAATTCTCCATCCAGGGCCACAAGATCAACATCGGCGGCAGCATCGGCATCGCCGTCTTCCCCGACGACGGGCAACGTTCGGAAACCCTTATCCGCAATGCCGACCTTGCTCTGTACAAGGCCAAGATGGAGGGTCGTGGCACCTGCAGGTCGTTCGAGCCGGGAATGGATGCAAGGCTGCAGGAGCGGCGCCTGCTGGAATCCGAACTGGCTCTCGGCGTCACCATAGAGCAGTTCGTTCTGCACTATCAACCGCTGCACGACGCAAAGACCTCCAAACTCACCGGCTTCGAAGCGCTGGTGCGATGGAACCATCCGCGCCTCGGTCTGCTGGCGCCGTCGGAGTTCATCCAGTTGGCCGAGGAAACGGCTGTCATCGATGCGCTTGGCGAGTGGATCCTGCGGCGTGCCTGTGCCGACGCCGCGAAATGGCCCGCGCCCGTCAAGGTCGCGGTCAATCTCTCGCCGGCCCAGTTCAAGCAGCAGGGGCTATCGCTTCAGGTTGCCTCGGCGCTCGCGGCTTCGGGCCTGCTGCCGTCGCGGCTCGAGCTGGAGATCACCGAGTCGGTGCTGCTGGCGAACAACGAAAACACGGTGAGAACGCTGCACAGCCTGCGCGACCTCGGCATCTCCATAGCCATGGACGATTTCGGCACCGGCTACTCCTCGCTGAGCTATCTCAGGTCGTTCCCGTTCAACCGCATCAAGATCGACCGCAGCTTCGTCAGCCTGATGTGCGAGAGCGCCGAAAGCCGGGCGATCGTCAAGGCCGTCGCCGAACTCGGCACCACGCTCGGCATGACGACGACCGCCGAAGGCGTCGAGACCGAGGACCAGTATCGCCTGGTCCGGGAAAATGGCTGCACGGATGTGCAGGGCTGGTTGTTTGGCCGCCCGATGCCGGCCTCCGAACTTCATAGGCTTTTCGAACAGCCGGAGGCCCTGACCGCGTAG
- a CDS encoding acid phosphatase, producing the protein MTRSFLSLCLASTALASFAGAAHAAPPGYDKIDTVVVIYAENRSFDNLYGGFPGANGLANVSADQARQLDRDGKPLSELPPAWGGLTAKGVTPPVTEAQSAHLANASFAIDDVAGFNEKTSVITRDLWHRFYQEQMQIDAGRNDKFAAWADSGGLVMGHYDGSGLPMWAVAKKYVLADNFFQGAFGGSFLNHFQLACACVPVYPNADTSPVKGQIAVVEADGKTLKVADNSPASALGGAPKFVNDGAITPDFYAVNTMQPPYQPSNNKPAAGGDPALADPSVASTLPPQHDITIGDLLSLKGIDWAWYAGAWQATLDGKNATPVPNFQFHHQPFNYFAAYAPGTAARTTHLRDGGLEGTEFIKAIDDGKLPAVTFYKPQGNLNEHGGYTDVASGDQHLADLVAHLEKSPQWGHMLVVVTYDENGGFWDHVAPPKADRWGPGNRVPAFIISPYAKMGTVDHTQYDTTSILRFITARYDLPVLSGIVARDKALAGNGEPPIGDLSAALDLSR; encoded by the coding sequence ATGACCAGGTCCTTTCTCTCGCTTTGCCTCGCCTCGACGGCGCTGGCATCGTTCGCCGGCGCGGCCCACGCCGCTCCTCCCGGCTACGACAAGATCGACACCGTCGTCGTCATCTATGCCGAGAACCGCAGCTTCGATAATCTCTATGGCGGCTTCCCCGGCGCCAATGGGCTGGCCAATGTCTCGGCCGACCAGGCGCGCCAGCTCGACCGCGACGGCAAGCCGCTTTCAGAGTTGCCGCCGGCCTGGGGTGGGCTGACCGCCAAGGGCGTGACGCCACCGGTGACCGAAGCGCAGTCAGCGCATCTCGCCAATGCCAGCTTCGCCATCGACGATGTTGCCGGCTTCAACGAGAAGACCTCCGTCATCACGCGCGATCTCTGGCACCGCTTCTATCAGGAGCAGATGCAGATCGACGCTGGCCGGAACGACAAGTTCGCCGCCTGGGCCGATTCCGGCGGCCTCGTGATGGGCCATTATGACGGCTCCGGCCTGCCGATGTGGGCAGTGGCGAAGAAATACGTGCTGGCCGACAATTTCTTCCAGGGTGCCTTTGGCGGCTCCTTCCTCAACCACTTCCAGCTCGCCTGCGCCTGCGTTCCGGTCTATCCCAACGCCGACACCAGCCCGGTGAAGGGGCAGATCGCCGTCGTCGAGGCTGACGGCAAGACGCTGAAGGTGGCCGACAATTCGCCGGCCTCAGCCCTTGGCGGCGCGCCGAAATTTGTCAATGACGGCGCCATCACGCCGGACTTCTACGCCGTCAACACCATGCAGCCGCCCTATCAGCCGAGCAACAACAAGCCGGCCGCGGGCGGCGACCCGGCCTTGGCCGATCCGTCCGTGGCCAGCACGCTGCCGCCGCAGCACGACATCACCATCGGCGACCTGCTGTCGCTGAAGGGGATCGACTGGGCCTGGTATGCCGGCGCCTGGCAGGCCACGCTCGACGGCAAGAACGCCACGCCGGTGCCGAACTTCCAGTTCCATCACCAGCCGTTCAACTATTTCGCTGCCTATGCGCCCGGCACGGCCGCGCGGACCACGCATCTCAGGGATGGCGGCCTGGAAGGCACCGAATTCATCAAGGCGATCGACGACGGCAAGCTGCCGGCCGTCACTTTCTACAAGCCGCAAGGCAATCTCAACGAGCACGGCGGCTATACCGATGTGGCGAGCGGCGACCAGCATCTGGCCGACCTCGTCGCGCATCTGGAGAAGAGCCCGCAATGGGGTCACATGCTGGTGGTCGTCACCTATGACGAGAATGGCGGCTTCTGGGATCATGTCGCGCCGCCGAAGGCCGATCGCTGGGGGCCGGGCAACCGCGTCCCGGCCTTCATCATCTCGCCCTATGCGAAGATGGGCACGGTCGACCACACGCAATATGACACGACGTCGATCCTGCGCTTCATCACCGCGCGCTACGATCTGCCTGTGCTCTCCGGCATCGTCGCCCGCGACAAGGCGCTTGCCGGCAATGGGGAGCCGCCGATCGGCGATCTCTCCGCCGCGCTTGACCTCAGCCGGTAG
- a CDS encoding PLP-dependent aminotransferase family protein, producing the protein MNLLASRSSRMKASEIRELLKLLDQPDIISFAGGIPDPALFPAEAIRDAYAEVLGGAEAGAALQYQVSEGYLPLRRWLAGQMGKLGVACDEGNIFITSGSQQALDYLGKLFLSPNDTALVTWPTYLGALQAFNAYEPRYDRLRPEGGNMTPDAYRAAAAANGGKVKFAYLVPDFANPTGNTLDKKQREAVLDLAGELDIAVIEDAAYRALRYDGEGVPPILALDCARSGGIDKARTLYCGSFSKILSPGMRVGWVCAPRHVVEKLVLMKQASDLHSPSINQLVMHRVAEAVFDGQVEKLIGAYRERRDGLLGALEANMPEGVSWSRPEGGMFVWATLPEGADATELLARSVKEARVAFVPGNAFYADGTGRNTLRLSFTLADRRAVSEGIPRLAALLKG; encoded by the coding sequence ATGAACCTCTTGGCTTCGCGCTCGTCGCGCATGAAAGCCTCCGAAATCCGCGAGTTGCTGAAGCTGCTCGACCAGCCTGACATCATCTCGTTCGCCGGCGGCATTCCCGATCCGGCGCTGTTTCCGGCCGAGGCCATCCGCGATGCCTATGCCGAGGTGCTCGGTGGTGCCGAGGCCGGGGCGGCGCTGCAATACCAGGTTTCGGAAGGCTATCTGCCGCTGCGGCGCTGGCTCGCCGGGCAGATGGGCAAGCTCGGCGTTGCCTGCGACGAGGGCAACATCTTCATCACCTCCGGCTCGCAGCAGGCGCTGGACTATCTCGGCAAGCTGTTCCTGTCGCCCAATGACACCGCGCTGGTGACATGGCCGACCTATCTCGGCGCGCTGCAGGCGTTCAACGCCTATGAGCCGCGCTATGACCGGCTGCGGCCTGAAGGCGGCAACATGACGCCGGATGCCTATCGCGCGGCGGCAGCGGCGAATGGCGGCAAGGTCAAGTTCGCCTATCTGGTGCCTGATTTCGCCAACCCGACCGGCAACACGCTGGACAAAAAACAGCGCGAAGCGGTGCTCGACCTTGCCGGCGAACTTGACATCGCCGTCATCGAGGACGCAGCCTATCGCGCGTTGCGTTATGACGGCGAGGGCGTGCCGCCGATCCTGGCGCTCGACTGCGCGCGCTCCGGCGGCATCGACAAGGCGCGCACGCTCTATTGCGGCTCGTTCTCGAAAATCCTGTCGCCGGGCATGCGCGTCGGCTGGGTGTGCGCGCCGCGCCATGTGGTGGAGAAACTGGTGCTGATGAAGCAGGCGTCGGACCTGCACAGCCCGTCGATCAACCAGCTGGTCATGCACCGCGTCGCCGAAGCCGTGTTCGACGGCCAGGTCGAAAAACTCATCGGCGCTTATCGCGAGCGCCGCGATGGCCTGCTTGGCGCGCTCGAAGCCAACATGCCGGAGGGCGTGAGCTGGAGCCGTCCGGAAGGCGGCATGTTCGTCTGGGCGACGCTGCCGGAAGGGGCTGATGCCACCGAACTCCTGGCACGCTCGGTGAAAGAGGCGCGCGTCGCCTTCGTGCCCGGCAATGCCTTTTATGCCGACGGCACCGGCCGCAACACGCTGCGGCTATCCTTCACGCTGGCCGACCGCCGCGCGGTGAGCGAGGGCATTCCAAGGTTGGCGGCGCTGCTGAAGGGGTAA
- a CDS encoding Lrp/AsnC family transcriptional regulator, whose translation MKNNAERTPLDPTDVAIVETMQENGRIGMSELGRRVGLSQPATSERVKRLEERGVIAGYTAVIDPAALGLGMMAIIRVRTTHEHIRPCLKQFAAMPEITEVHRLTGEDCFIVKVVAPSPAHLETIVDAVARHGAVTTALVLRSEAPKPIGRDLIRRSGG comes from the coding sequence ATGAAGAACAACGCTGAGCGCACGCCGCTCGACCCGACCGACGTCGCCATTGTCGAAACCATGCAGGAGAATGGCCGCATCGGCATGTCGGAGCTTGGCCGGCGGGTGGGGCTGTCGCAACCGGCGACGTCCGAGCGGGTCAAGCGGTTGGAGGAGCGCGGCGTCATTGCCGGCTACACCGCGGTGATCGATCCGGCGGCGCTCGGTCTCGGCATGATGGCCATCATCCGCGTGCGCACCACGCATGAGCACATCCGCCCCTGCCTGAAGCAGTTCGCCGCAATGCCCGAGATTACCGAGGTGCACCGGCTGACCGGCGAGGATTGCTTCATCGTGAAAGTGGTCGCGCCCTCGCCCGCCCACCTGGAAACCATCGTCGACGCCGTGGCGCGCCATGGTGCTGTCACCACGGCGCTGGTGCTGCGCAGCGAGGCGCCGAAGCCGATCGGCCGCGACCTGATCCGCAGATCAGGCGGTTAG
- a CDS encoding GNAT family N-acetyltransferase: MITFRKAQASDLPVIVAMLADDPLGAAREDASLPLAQGYVDAFDAIDADPNQLLAVAVDGAEVIGTLQITFLAGLSRKGAWRGQIEAVRIAGQRRSGGIGRLMCEWAIDQCRARGCSLVQLTTDKGRADAHRFYDSLGFTGSHIGYKKAL; the protein is encoded by the coding sequence ATGATCACCTTCCGCAAGGCGCAAGCCTCCGACCTGCCTGTCATCGTCGCCATGCTGGCCGACGATCCGCTGGGTGCCGCCCGTGAAGATGCCTCGTTGCCACTGGCGCAAGGCTATGTCGATGCCTTCGACGCGATCGACGCCGATCCCAACCAGTTGCTGGCGGTGGCCGTGGATGGCGCGGAGGTGATCGGCACGTTGCAGATCACCTTCCTCGCCGGACTGTCGCGCAAGGGCGCCTGGCGCGGGCAGATCGAGGCGGTTCGTATTGCCGGCCAGCGGCGCTCGGGCGGCATCGGCCGGCTGATGTGCGAATGGGCGATCGATCAATGCCGGGCGCGCGGCTGTAGTCTTGTGCAACTGACCACCGACAAGGGGCGGGCGGACGCGCACCGCTTCTATGACAGCCTCGGCTTTACCGGCAGCCATATTGGTTACAAGAAAGCACTGTAG